A genomic region of Xyrauchen texanus isolate HMW12.3.18 chromosome 29, RBS_HiC_50CHRs, whole genome shotgun sequence contains the following coding sequences:
- the LOC127622737 gene encoding protein bicaudal D homolog 1-like isoform X3: MAAGGGCGQSVDQYRAEVERLTRELAEANREKIRAAECGLVVLEENETLKHQYAELESEQDVLKHELEQLQEAFGQAYTNQRKVAEVGETNEEMLLQESASKEAYYTSRVEELQTQLKMSSSVASNAQTESEHLNTLLQELRENNEMLELQWTRMREEIGEYKFRETRLLQDYTELEEENITLQKLVSTLKQNQVEYEGLKHEIKVLEEETVLLNSQLEDALLLKDISAGQLEEALDALKSEREQKNGLRKELTHHLSLMDTHLTISAMEGLKFTEETATNGTSEDSNRSNECNGHRLKMNGERPGRRKSEVLDPVSDLFSELNMTEIQKLKQQLLQVEREKSALLTNLQECQTQLQHMQDALTEQHMCVHHLTERVNGMKHLRSDKEFDPEETEKSDISVCGEYETDINGIEVLECKYRFAVTEVIDLKAELKALKERYNQSVESQSEEPKRSEGKVQALEEQVKRLEKSCREGRERVSGLEADLWCTSSIANESNGMLNAAQDELVMFSEELAQLYYHVCLCNNETPNRVMLDYYRQSRVTRSGSLKGPDDTRALLSPRLARRLNAANSSDMSKSPLDSPAKEPSGEGSNREPGSQQSPTRSPFGSPVNSSTSPSPSTVPETGDLRREPMNIYNLNAIIRDQIKHLQKAVDHSLQLSKQRAAVRELAPIFDKDKEACMEEILKLKSLLSTKREQIATLRLVLKANKQTAEVALANLKSKYENEKCMVTETMMKLRNELKALKEDAATFSSLRAMFSTRCDEYITQLDEMQRQLAAAEDEKKTLNSLLRMAIQQKLALTQRLEDLEFDHEQSHCGHGGKVPKMRSSPKKHDTVASAGNSPSLDVLPPSSSSWTSSAQPFFLGQSQWHLGHQTLVLDPKTLSIEFCHIARSGDSGHSSQRSSDVHISRSAPTSPYQSPVLSPRQPLPRSARSRMRSKLTRFTTSTRSGTCDSHKL, from the exons GCGTTCGGTCAGGCATACACCAACCAGCGGAAGGTAGCGGAGGTTGGCGAGACGAACGAGGAGATGCTGCTGCAGGAGTCTGCGTCTAAAGAGGCTTATTACACGAGTCGTGTGGAGGAGCTGCAAACGCAGCTGAAGATGAGCAGTTCTGTGGCCTCAAACGCTCAAACAGAGAGCGAACATCTCAACACACTGCTGCAGGAGCTCCGAGAG AATAATGAGATGTTGGAGCTGCAGTGGACTCGTATGAGAGAGGAGATCGGAGAGTATAAGTTCAGAGAGACGCGACTGCTGCAGGATTACACTGAACTGGAGGAGGAGAACATCACGCTGCAGAAGCTCGTGTCAACACTCAAACAGAACCAG GTGGAATATGAGGGTCTAAAACATGAAATCAAAGTTCTGGAGGAGGAGACGGTGCTACTCAACAGCCAACTGGAAGATGCCTTGCTTCTGAAGGACATTTCGGCGGGCCAGTTGGAGGAGGCGTTGGACGCTctgaagagtgagagagagcagaAGAACGGTCTGAGAAAGGAGTTGACCCATCACCTCAGCCTGATGGACACACACCTGACCATCTCAGCCATGGAGGGGTTAAAGTTCACAGAGGAGACGGCGACCAACGGCACGTCTGAGGACAGTAACCGCAGTAATGAGTGTAATGGACACAGACTGAAGATGAACGGAGAGCGGCCGGGACGCAGGAAGAGCGAGGTGCTTGACCCGGTGTCCGATCTCTTCAGTGAACTCAACATGACTGAGATACAGAAGCTCAAACAGCAGCTCTTACAG GTTGAGCGAGAGAAGTCGGCTCTGCTTACTAACCTGCAGGAGTGTCAAACTCAACTGCAGCACATGCAGGACGCTTTAACAGAACAACACATGTGCGTTCATCACCTTACTGAGCGAGTCAATGGCATGAAACATCTCCGTAGTGACAAGGAGTTTGATCCAGAGGAGACCGAGAAGAGCGACATATCCGTTTGCGGTGAATATGAGACGGACATCAATGGAATAGAGGTGCTCGAGTGTAAATATAGATTCGCTGTGACTGAGGTCATTGACTTGAAGGCGGAGCTTAAGGCTTTAAAGGAAAGGTATAACCAATCCGTGGAGAGCCAATCAGAAGAGCCCAAACGCAGCGAAGGAAAAGTCCAGGCGCTCGAAGAGCAGGTGAAGCGTTTGGAGAAATCCTGCCGCGAGGGCCGCGAGCGGGTTAGCGGTCTTGAAGCAGACCTCTGGTGCACATCAAGTATAGCTAATGAGAGTAACGGCATGTTGAATGCAGCTCAAGACGAGCTGGTTATGTTTAGTGAAGAACTCGCTCAGCTCTACTATCACGTCTGTCTGTGCAACAACGAGACGCCAAACCGCGTCATGCTGGACTATTACCGCCAGAGTCGGGTCACACGCAGCGGCAGTCTCAAAGGCCCCGATGACACAAGAGCCCTGCTTTCTCCACGTCTAGCTCGCCGACTTAATGCTGCTAACTCCTCAGACATGTCCAAGAGTCCACTAGACTCTCCGGCAAAGGAACCCTCGGGAGAAGGATCTAATAGGGAGCCAGGAAGTCAACAGAGTCCCACCAGAAGCCCCTTTGGTTCCCCAGTCAACAGTTCAACATCACCTTCTCCGTCCACAGTGCCAGAGACAGGGGATCTCCGTAGGGAGCCCATGAACATCTATAACCTCAACGCCATCATCCGTGACCAGATCAAACATCTACAGAAGGCCGTGGACCACTCGCTTCAGCTGTCCAAGCAGAGAGCTGCTGTTAGAGAGTTGGCACCCATCTTCGACAAGGACAAGGAGGCTTGCATGGAGGAGATCCTGAAACTCAAATCGCTCTTGAGCACCAAAAGAGAGCAGATCGCTACCTTACGTCTTGTGCTTAAAGCCAACAAACAG ACTGCAGAGGTGGCACTGGCTAACCTGAAGAGTAAATATGAAAATGAGAAGTGTATGGTGACGGAGACGATGATGAAGCTTAGAAATGAACTGAAGGCCCTCAAAGAAGATGCTGCCACCTTTTCTTCCCTCAGGGCAATGTTTTCCACAAG ATGTGATGAGTACATAACTCAGCTGGATGAGATGCAGAGGCAGCTGGCTGCCGCAGAAGATGAGAAGAAGACTCTGAACTCTCTCCTGCGAATGGCCATCCAGCAGAAACTGGCCCTGACCCAGCGCCTGGAGGACCTGGAGTTTGACCATGAGCAGTCACACTGTGGCCATGGAGGAAAAGTGCCAAAAATGAGGAGCAGCCCTAAAAAA CACGATACGGTTGCATCAGCTGGTAACTCACCTTcactggatgtccttcctccatcCTCTTCCTCCTGGACCTCCTCAGCTCAGCCGTTCTTCCTCGGCCAATCGCAGTGGCATCTGGGCCATCAGACTTTAGTTCTAGACCCAAAGACACTGAGTATCGAGTTTTGTCACATTGCTCGTAGTGGAGACTCTGGCCACAGTTCACAGCGCTCATCTGATGTTCACATTTCCAGATCGGCTCCTACTTCACCCTATCAATCCCCTGTTTTGAGCCCACGGCAACCGTTGCCACGCTCAGCGAGATCTCGCATGCGTTCTAAATTGACTCGGTTTACGACGTCAACAAGAAGTGGCACCTGTGATTCCCACAAACTCTAG
- the LOC127622737 gene encoding protein bicaudal D homolog 1-like isoform X1, with protein MLELQWTRMREEIGEYKFRETRLLQDYTELEEENITLQKLVSTLKQNQVEYEGLKHEIKVLEEETVLLNSQLEDALLLKDISAGQLEEALDALKSEREQKNGLRKELTHHLSLMDTHLTISAMEGLKFTEETATNGTSEDSNRSNECNGHRLKMNGERPGRRKSEVLDPVSDLFSELNMTEIQKLKQQLLQVEREKSALLTNLQECQTQLQHMQDALTEQHMCVHHLTERVNGMKHLRSDKEFDPEETEKSDISVCGEYETDINGIEVLECKYRFAVTEVIDLKAELKALKERYNQSVESQSEEPKRSEGKVQALEEQVKRLEKSCREGRERVSGLEADLWCTSSIANESNGMLNAAQDELVMFSEELAQLYYHVCLCNNETPNRVMLDYYRQSRVTRSGSLKGPDDTRALLSPRLARRLNAANSSDMSKSPLDSPAKEPSGEGSNREPGSQQSPTRSPFGSPVNSSTSPSPSTVPETGDLRREPMNIYNLNAIIRDQIKHLQKAVDHSLQLSKQRAAVRELAPIFDKDKEACMEEILKLKSLLSTKREQIATLRLVLKANKQTAEVALANLKSKYENEKCMVTETMMKLRNELKALKEDAATFSSLRAMFSTRCDEYITQLDEMQRQLAAAEDEKKTLNSLLRMAIQQKLALTQRLEDLEFDHEQSHCGHGGKVPKMRSSPKKHDTVASAGNSPSLDVLPPSSSSWTSSAQPFFLGQSQWHLGHQTLVLDPKTLSIEFCHIARSGDSGHSSQRSSDVHISRSAPTSPYQSPVLSPRQPLPRSARSRMRSKLTRFTTSTRSGTCDSHKL; from the exons ATGTTGGAGCTGCAGTGGACTCGTATGAGAGAGGAGATCGGAGAGTATAAGTTCAGAGAGACGCGACTGCTGCAGGATTACACTGAACTGGAGGAGGAGAACATCACGCTGCAGAAGCTCGTGTCAACACTCAAACAGAACCAG GTGGAATATGAGGGTCTAAAACATGAAATCAAAGTTCTGGAGGAGGAGACGGTGCTACTCAACAGCCAACTGGAAGATGCCTTGCTTCTGAAGGACATTTCGGCGGGCCAGTTGGAGGAGGCGTTGGACGCTctgaagagtgagagagagcagaAGAACGGTCTGAGAAAGGAGTTGACCCATCACCTCAGCCTGATGGACACACACCTGACCATCTCAGCCATGGAGGGGTTAAAGTTCACAGAGGAGACGGCGACCAACGGCACGTCTGAGGACAGTAACCGCAGTAATGAGTGTAATGGACACAGACTGAAGATGAACGGAGAGCGGCCGGGACGCAGGAAGAGCGAGGTGCTTGACCCGGTGTCCGATCTCTTCAGTGAACTCAACATGACTGAGATACAGAAGCTCAAACAGCAGCTCTTACAG GTTGAGCGAGAGAAGTCGGCTCTGCTTACTAACCTGCAGGAGTGTCAAACTCAACTGCAGCACATGCAGGACGCTTTAACAGAACAACACATGTGCGTTCATCACCTTACTGAGCGAGTCAATGGCATGAAACATCTCCGTAGTGACAAGGAGTTTGATCCAGAGGAGACCGAGAAGAGCGACATATCCGTTTGCGGTGAATATGAGACGGACATCAATGGAATAGAGGTGCTCGAGTGTAAATATAGATTCGCTGTGACTGAGGTCATTGACTTGAAGGCGGAGCTTAAGGCTTTAAAGGAAAGGTATAACCAATCCGTGGAGAGCCAATCAGAAGAGCCCAAACGCAGCGAAGGAAAAGTCCAGGCGCTCGAAGAGCAGGTGAAGCGTTTGGAGAAATCCTGCCGCGAGGGCCGCGAGCGGGTTAGCGGTCTTGAAGCAGACCTCTGGTGCACATCAAGTATAGCTAATGAGAGTAACGGCATGTTGAATGCAGCTCAAGACGAGCTGGTTATGTTTAGTGAAGAACTCGCTCAGCTCTACTATCACGTCTGTCTGTGCAACAACGAGACGCCAAACCGCGTCATGCTGGACTATTACCGCCAGAGTCGGGTCACACGCAGCGGCAGTCTCAAAGGCCCCGATGACACAAGAGCCCTGCTTTCTCCACGTCTAGCTCGCCGACTTAATGCTGCTAACTCCTCAGACATGTCCAAGAGTCCACTAGACTCTCCGGCAAAGGAACCCTCGGGAGAAGGATCTAATAGGGAGCCAGGAAGTCAACAGAGTCCCACCAGAAGCCCCTTTGGTTCCCCAGTCAACAGTTCAACATCACCTTCTCCGTCCACAGTGCCAGAGACAGGGGATCTCCGTAGGGAGCCCATGAACATCTATAACCTCAACGCCATCATCCGTGACCAGATCAAACATCTACAGAAGGCCGTGGACCACTCGCTTCAGCTGTCCAAGCAGAGAGCTGCTGTTAGAGAGTTGGCACCCATCTTCGACAAGGACAAGGAGGCTTGCATGGAGGAGATCCTGAAACTCAAATCGCTCTTGAGCACCAAAAGAGAGCAGATCGCTACCTTACGTCTTGTGCTTAAAGCCAACAAACAG ACTGCAGAGGTGGCACTGGCTAACCTGAAGAGTAAATATGAAAATGAGAAGTGTATGGTGACGGAGACGATGATGAAGCTTAGAAATGAACTGAAGGCCCTCAAAGAAGATGCTGCCACCTTTTCTTCCCTCAGGGCAATGTTTTCCACAAG ATGTGATGAGTACATAACTCAGCTGGATGAGATGCAGAGGCAGCTGGCTGCCGCAGAAGATGAGAAGAAGACTCTGAACTCTCTCCTGCGAATGGCCATCCAGCAGAAACTGGCCCTGACCCAGCGCCTGGAGGACCTGGAGTTTGACCATGAGCAGTCACACTGTGGCCATGGAGGAAAAGTGCCAAAAATGAGGAGCAGCCCTAAAAAA CACGATACGGTTGCATCAGCTGGTAACTCACCTTcactggatgtccttcctccatcCTCTTCCTCCTGGACCTCCTCAGCTCAGCCGTTCTTCCTCGGCCAATCGCAGTGGCATCTGGGCCATCAGACTTTAGTTCTAGACCCAAAGACACTGAGTATCGAGTTTTGTCACATTGCTCGTAGTGGAGACTCTGGCCACAGTTCACAGCGCTCATCTGATGTTCACATTTCCAGATCGGCTCCTACTTCACCCTATCAATCCCCTGTTTTGAGCCCACGGCAACCGTTGCCACGCTCAGCGAGATCTCGCATGCGTTCTAAATTGACTCGGTTTACGACGTCAACAAGAAGTGGCACCTGTGATTCCCACAAACTCTAG